Proteins from one Streptomyces caniferus genomic window:
- a CDS encoding SAM-dependent methyltransferase — protein MKTSVSDRTEAGTASTPAAAPTTAREPVDEARWPDVARIPRGSAGRTAVTRLIVQRALADLPLRIALGDAPVTGAEGPLLRVHDPDAFFRRIGADGLIGFGESYMAGEWDTDELVGALTVLASHLTALVPRPLQRLRGAWAHRRPSAQRNTLEGARENIHRHYDLSNDLFALFLDRTMTYSSALFPQRPAAWSDLADAQHRKIDRLLDLAGVGEGTRLLEIGTGWGELALRAAARGARVVSVTLSQEQRELAMARLAQAGYADRVSVELCDYRQVTGVHDAVVSVEMIEAVGEDYWPVYFETLERLVVPGGRIALQAITMPHDRMLATRTTYTWIHKYIFPGGLIPSVPAIEECAARAGLHVQENDGFGGHYAETLRLWRERFTQQPTTVGTLGFDAVFRRMWEFYLAYSEAGFRAGYLDVRQLLLTKAATAQDGGLR, from the coding sequence GTGAAGACTTCCGTCTCGGACCGCACCGAAGCCGGTACCGCCTCCACCCCGGCCGCCGCACCCACCACGGCCCGGGAGCCGGTGGACGAGGCCAGGTGGCCGGATGTGGCGCGCATCCCGCGCGGCTCGGCCGGCCGTACCGCCGTGACCCGGCTGATCGTCCAACGGGCCCTCGCGGACCTCCCGTTGCGGATCGCGCTCGGCGACGCACCCGTCACGGGCGCCGAGGGCCCCCTGCTGCGGGTACACGACCCGGACGCCTTCTTCCGCCGGATCGGCGCCGACGGGCTGATCGGCTTCGGCGAGTCCTACATGGCGGGGGAGTGGGACACGGACGAGCTGGTCGGTGCGCTGACCGTCCTCGCCTCCCACCTCACCGCGCTGGTCCCCCGCCCCCTGCAGCGCTTGCGCGGAGCCTGGGCGCACCGCAGGCCGAGCGCACAGCGCAACACCCTGGAGGGCGCACGGGAGAACATCCACCGGCACTACGACCTGTCCAACGACCTGTTCGCGCTCTTCCTGGACCGGACCATGACGTACTCCTCGGCCCTCTTCCCCCAACGCCCCGCCGCATGGAGCGACCTGGCCGACGCCCAGCACCGCAAGATCGACCGGCTGCTGGACCTGGCCGGCGTCGGCGAGGGCACGCGCCTGCTGGAGATCGGCACCGGCTGGGGAGAGCTGGCCCTGCGCGCCGCCGCCCGCGGCGCCCGTGTGGTCTCCGTGACCCTCTCCCAGGAGCAGCGCGAGCTGGCCATGGCGCGTCTGGCGCAGGCCGGTTACGCGGACCGGGTCTCGGTCGAGCTGTGCGACTACCGGCAGGTGACCGGGGTCCACGACGCCGTGGTGAGCGTGGAGATGATCGAGGCCGTCGGCGAGGACTACTGGCCCGTCTACTTCGAGACCCTCGAACGTCTGGTGGTGCCCGGCGGGCGGATCGCGCTCCAGGCGATCACCATGCCGCACGACCGGATGCTCGCCACCCGCACCACGTACACCTGGATCCACAAGTACATCTTCCCCGGCGGCCTCATCCCCTCCGTCCCGGCCATCGAGGAGTGCGCCGCACGCGCCGGTCTCCACGTACAGGAGAACGACGGATTCGGCGGCCACTACGCCGAAACGCTGCGGCTGTGGCGCGAGCGCTTCACCCAGCAGCCCACCACGGTCGGCACGTTGGGCTTCGACGCGGTGTTCCGGCGGATGTGGGAGTTCTATCTCGCCTACAGCGAGGCCGGATTCCGCGCCGGCTACCTGGACGTACGCCAGCTGCTCCTGACCAAGGCCGCCACCGCGCAGGACGGGGGCCTTCGATGA
- a CDS encoding DUF1365 domain-containing protein: MTPRTTAPAAVPASDVRTPALYECLVSHARTAPVRHSLRHRTYLWLVDLDRPPRLPLALRPLARFDPRDHFAGTAPTIRAGLERFLTSRGVRLDGGRVLMLANARVLGHVFNPLTLYWCHDRSGAPVCVVAEVHNTYGERHCYLLHTDEQGRAEVAKDFYVSPFFPVDGAYRMRLPEPAGRLDLTVQLRRQDTRPFTATVRGTRRPATARHLLATVLRHPWSTAAVTAGIRRHGIALFLRGLPVQPRPRHRIQEGMQ, translated from the coding sequence GTGACACCCCGCACGACCGCCCCGGCCGCCGTCCCCGCCTCCGACGTCCGCACACCCGCCCTCTACGAGTGCCTCGTCTCCCACGCCCGCACGGCCCCGGTGCGCCACTCCCTGCGCCACCGCACCTACCTGTGGCTGGTCGACCTCGACCGGCCGCCGCGGCTCCCGCTCGCGCTGCGCCCGCTGGCCCGGTTCGACCCCCGGGACCACTTCGCCGGCACCGCACCGACCATCCGGGCCGGACTGGAACGGTTCCTGACGAGCCGTGGGGTGCGGCTGGACGGCGGGCGGGTGCTGATGCTCGCCAACGCCCGGGTCCTGGGCCACGTCTTCAACCCGCTGACCCTGTACTGGTGCCACGACCGGAGCGGTGCGCCCGTCTGCGTCGTGGCCGAGGTGCACAACACCTACGGCGAGCGCCACTGCTATCTGCTGCACACCGACGAGCAGGGCCGGGCGGAGGTCGCCAAGGACTTCTACGTCTCGCCGTTCTTCCCGGTCGACGGCGCCTACCGGATGCGTCTGCCCGAGCCGGCCGGCCGGCTCGATCTGACCGTACAGCTGCGGCGCCAGGACACCAGGCCGTTCACCGCGACCGTGCGCGGCACCCGTCGGCCCGCGACCGCCCGGCACCTGCTGGCCACGGTGCTGCGCCACCCCTGGTCCACGGCCGCGGTCACGGCCGGGATCCGCCGCCACGGCATCGCCCTGTTCCTGCGCGGGCTGCCCGTCCAGCCCCGCCCCCGCCACCGTATCCAGGAAGGTATGCAGTGA
- a CDS encoding NAD(P)/FAD-dependent oxidoreductase, translating to MERRRIAVVGGGVAGLTAAYVLQQGGCEVSLYEADDRLGGHAHTHDTTSGDGRVVRVDTGFIVHNERTYPLLLRLFHELGVATQDSEMSMSVRCEGCGLEYAGARGPAGLFAQPRSALWGRYLRMLTEIRAFHRAARTALAAERGDTLTLGGFLGDCGFSRYFVTHFVTPLVSAVWSCAPTTAMQYPAVYLFRFLEHHGLLSVSGSPQWKTVTGGSVEYVGRVAKQLTAVRTGTPVRAVHRGRGRARIVAEDGTDRTYDAVVVAVHPDQALRMLADPTDDERRVLGAFSYSRNTTLLHGDTSLLPRARGARASWNYLMASCTTPADKVQVTYDMNRLQRLDTPEDYLVTLNATDRVATDRVLARMVYEHPLYTPESVAAQQSLPQLDTAVTAFAGAYHGWGFHEDGCRSGVQAAASLGVRW from the coding sequence GTGGAGCGTCGGCGGATAGCTGTGGTGGGCGGCGGGGTGGCGGGACTCACCGCCGCGTATGTGCTGCAGCAAGGAGGCTGCGAGGTGTCGCTGTACGAGGCGGACGACCGTCTCGGCGGGCACGCCCACACCCACGACACGACCTCCGGAGACGGCCGGGTGGTACGCGTCGACACCGGTTTCATCGTCCACAACGAACGCACCTACCCCCTGCTGCTACGGCTCTTCCACGAACTCGGGGTGGCCACGCAGGACTCCGAGATGAGCATGTCCGTACGGTGCGAGGGCTGCGGCCTGGAGTACGCCGGAGCCCGCGGTCCTGCCGGGCTGTTCGCCCAGCCGCGCAGCGCCCTGTGGGGGCGCTATCTGCGGATGCTGACCGAGATCCGGGCCTTCCACCGCGCGGCGCGCACCGCGCTCGCCGCCGAGCGCGGGGACACCCTGACCCTCGGAGGATTCCTCGGCGATTGCGGCTTCTCGCGGTATTTCGTCACCCACTTCGTGACGCCGCTGGTCTCCGCGGTCTGGTCCTGCGCCCCCACGACCGCCATGCAGTACCCGGCCGTCTATCTCTTCCGCTTCCTCGAACACCACGGGCTGCTGTCCGTCAGCGGCTCCCCGCAGTGGAAGACCGTGACCGGCGGCTCGGTGGAGTACGTCGGCCGGGTCGCCAAGCAGCTCACGGCGGTCCGCACCGGCACCCCGGTGCGCGCGGTGCACCGCGGGCGGGGCCGGGCCCGGATCGTCGCCGAGGACGGTACGGACCGCACCTACGACGCCGTGGTGGTGGCCGTCCACCCCGACCAGGCCCTGCGGATGCTCGCCGACCCCACCGACGACGAACGGCGGGTCCTGGGCGCGTTCTCCTACTCGCGCAACACCACCCTGCTCCACGGCGACACCTCGCTGCTGCCCCGCGCCCGCGGGGCCCGGGCCTCGTGGAACTACCTGATGGCCTCCTGCACCACCCCCGCGGACAAGGTGCAGGTCACCTACGACATGAACCGCCTGCAGCGGCTGGACACCCCGGAGGACTACCTCGTCACCCTGAACGCCACCGACCGGGTCGCCACCGACCGGGTCCTGGCGCGCATGGTCTACGAACACCCCCTCTACACACCGGAGTCGGTCGCCGCCCAGCAGAGCCTGCCGCAACTCGACACGGCGGTCACCGCCTTCGCCGGCGCCTACCACGGCTGGGGCTTCCACGAGGACGGCTGCCGCTCCGGCGTCCAGGCCGCCGCGTCCCTGGGGGTGCGCTGGTGA
- a CDS encoding anti-sigma factor, whose translation MNTVDLHTLTGAYALGALSEHEAAEFSRHLAQCEACTQEVRELQETAARLALAVAEVPPADLRIRVMAALPEVRQLPPIQREATVVPLRRRAPHRLPYLAAAACLVIAAVAGGLAVNARHDADQQRDRTVRAEEQAAAVSALMAAPDATFHTTAFKGGGSGTVVASKRRGQAAFLYHGLPALPSQRVYELWYSRNGTMVPAGLVQPGRSSGTMLLTGGPQGADGVGVTAEPPGGSSSPTSPPLGLLRV comes from the coding sequence ATGAACACCGTAGATCTGCACACACTCACCGGTGCCTACGCCCTGGGCGCGCTGTCCGAGCACGAGGCGGCGGAGTTCTCCCGCCACCTCGCCCAGTGCGAGGCGTGCACCCAGGAAGTACGCGAGTTGCAGGAGACCGCGGCCCGGCTCGCCCTGGCCGTCGCCGAGGTGCCCCCGGCGGACCTCCGCATCCGCGTGATGGCGGCCCTGCCCGAGGTCCGGCAACTGCCGCCGATACAGCGCGAGGCCACGGTGGTCCCGCTGCGCAGGCGAGCGCCCCACCGCCTGCCCTACCTCGCGGCGGCCGCCTGTCTGGTCATCGCCGCGGTCGCCGGCGGGCTGGCCGTCAACGCCCGGCACGACGCCGACCAGCAGCGCGACCGTACCGTCCGCGCCGAGGAGCAGGCGGCCGCGGTCAGTGCCCTGATGGCCGCGCCGGACGCCACCTTCCACACCACGGCCTTCAAGGGCGGGGGCAGCGGGACCGTGGTGGCCTCCAAGCGGAGGGGGCAGGCCGCGTTCCTGTACCACGGGCTGCCGGCCCTGCCGAGTCAGCGGGTGTACGAACTCTGGTACAGCCGCAACGGCACCATGGTCCCCGCCGGGCTCGTCCAGCCCGGCCGCTCCTCCGGCACCATGCTGCTGACCGGCGGCCCCCAGGGCGCGGACGGGGTCGGCGTCACGGCCGAACCCCCGGGCGGCTCCAGCAGTCCCACCAGCCCGCCGCTGGGTCTCCTGCGGGTCTGA
- the sigK gene encoding ECF RNA polymerase sigma factor SigK, which produces MPVAARGDRSSAPHTGALETLLDRVSRGDQHAFESLYTAVAGSVLGLVRRVVRDPAQSEEVAQEVLIEVWRSAARYDARQGSAMAWIMTLTHRRAVDRVRSAQAAADRDHRAGLHAYTAAFDEVSEQVERRLEREQVRRCLGQLTDLQRESVTLAYYRGYTYRETADLLGTALGTVKTRLRDGLIRLRDCLGVSA; this is translated from the coding sequence ATGCCCGTCGCAGCCCGCGGCGACCGATCCTCAGCGCCGCATACCGGTGCCCTGGAAACACTGCTCGACCGCGTCTCCCGCGGCGACCAGCACGCGTTCGAGAGTCTCTACACAGCGGTGGCGGGTTCCGTACTGGGCCTGGTGCGCCGGGTGGTGCGGGATCCGGCCCAGTCCGAGGAGGTGGCACAGGAGGTGCTGATCGAGGTGTGGCGGTCCGCGGCCCGGTACGACGCGCGGCAGGGCAGTGCCATGGCCTGGATCATGACCCTGACCCACCGGCGCGCGGTGGACCGGGTGCGCTCGGCCCAGGCGGCGGCCGACCGCGACCACCGGGCCGGGCTGCACGCCTACACCGCGGCCTTCGACGAGGTCAGCGAGCAGGTCGAACGGCGTCTGGAGCGCGAGCAGGTGCGCCGCTGTCTGGGACAGCTGACCGATCTGCAACGGGAGTCGGTGACGCTCGCCTACTACCGCGGGTACACCTACCGGGAGACCGCCGACCTGCTGGGCACGGCGCTGGGCACGGTCAAGACACGGCTGCGCGACGGTCTGATCCGGCTGCGCGACTGCTTGGGGGTGTCGGCATGA
- a CDS encoding lycopene cyclase family protein translates to MRDADVVIVGAGAAGLSLAHRLCEPATGGREPRVLLVDAPVGPLTPRERTWCYWEAPDGAFDSALTASWERLRVHGPDGTATEGRPVPLRYKMLRSRDFEALVGARLAGRSTVVRTGATVESVRDVAGGAEVRGRDGAGRPVAFRARWAFDSRPGARLPPARTTLQQHFRGWFVRTRRPSFDPTTADLMDFRTPQPAHGLSFGYVLPLSEHTALVEYTEFSRRILATAAYERALREYAARVLRLDAFRVTAVEQGAIPMTDGRFPRRTGRSVFRIGTAGGATRASTGYTFAAVQRQSARIAAALLAGRPPLPPPAHTAWHRAMDAVLLRALDSGRVDGAEFFTGLFRTVPMERLLRFLDGRSRLWEDLSIGLRTPVLPMLRTAVELPLLPRRATVR, encoded by the coding sequence GTGCGGGACGCGGATGTCGTGATCGTCGGCGCGGGAGCGGCCGGCCTGTCGCTCGCCCACCGGCTGTGCGAACCGGCGACCGGCGGCCGGGAGCCGAGAGTGCTGCTCGTCGACGCACCCGTCGGGCCGCTCACGCCCCGGGAACGGACCTGGTGCTACTGGGAGGCGCCCGACGGCGCGTTCGACTCCGCGCTGACCGCGTCATGGGAACGGCTGCGGGTGCACGGCCCCGACGGGACGGCGACGGAGGGCCGCCCCGTGCCCTTGCGGTACAAGATGCTGCGCTCGCGCGACTTCGAGGCGCTCGTCGGCGCCCGGCTCGCCGGCCGGAGCACCGTCGTCCGGACCGGCGCGACGGTGGAGTCCGTGCGGGACGTCGCCGGGGGCGCGGAGGTACGGGGGCGCGACGGGGCGGGGCGGCCGGTGGCCTTCCGGGCGCGCTGGGCCTTCGACTCCCGTCCGGGCGCCCGGCTCCCGCCCGCCCGCACCACCCTCCAGCAGCACTTCCGGGGCTGGTTCGTCCGCACCCGGCGGCCGTCGTTCGATCCCACGACCGCGGACCTGATGGACTTCCGCACCCCGCAGCCCGCCCATGGCCTGTCCTTCGGGTACGTGCTGCCGCTGAGCGAGCACACCGCGCTCGTGGAGTACACCGAGTTCTCCCGCCGGATCCTCGCTACCGCGGCCTACGAGCGGGCGTTGCGCGAGTACGCCGCGCGCGTGCTGCGGCTGGACGCGTTCCGGGTGACCGCGGTCGAGCAGGGCGCGATCCCGATGACCGACGGCCGGTTCCCGCGGCGGACGGGCCGTTCGGTGTTCCGCATCGGGACCGCGGGCGGCGCCACCCGTGCGTCGACCGGCTACACCTTCGCCGCCGTCCAACGGCAGTCCGCACGCATCGCGGCCGCCCTCCTGGCGGGCCGGCCCCCGCTCCCCCCGCCCGCCCACACGGCCTGGCACCGGGCGATGGACGCCGTGCTGCTGCGCGCGCTGGACAGCGGCCGGGTGGACGGCGCCGAGTTCTTCACCGGTCTGTTCCGCACGGTGCCGATGGAGCGGCTGCTGCGGTTCCTCGACGGCCGCTCCCGCCTGTGGGAGGACCTCAGCATCGGCCTGCGCACCCCGGTGCTGCCCATGCTCCGCACCGCCGTCGAGCTTCCGCTGCTGCCGCGTCGGGCCACCGTGCGGTGA
- a CDS encoding FAD-dependent oxidoreductase: protein MTSPGRARSGAARHGRDRRAQRLPGPPGRDRAAADGPAVAVVGGGIAGLSAATALAERGVRVTLYERGGELGGRLAGWPVRLADGSTATMSRGFHAFFPQYYNLRGLLRRVDPGLDVLRRLPDYPLHHRAGARDSFARVPRTPPWSALGFVALSPTFTWRDLVRMRPGAALPLLDVRVPQVYERLDGISAHDFLSRIRFPEAARHLAFEVFSRSFFADPRELSAAELVLMFHIYFLGSSEGLLFDVPAEPFPQALWHPLARYLTGHGVRLCTDTAVTGVEPVAGGGVRVVARGEEHRFDAVVLALDTGGLRQLVAASGKLGDAAWRARIGRLRTAPPFLVSRLWLERRVRADRPGFLGTSGFGSLDNVSVLERWEGEAARWSARTGGSVLELHAYAVAPGADRGREQRRLVEQLHAVYPETRGVRIVDRRHEWRADCPLFPVGGFGDRPTVRTPDPRVVVAGDAVRTPFPVALMERAATTGFLAANALLGRWGVRGQTLWTVPDRGRSAALRWAARWADR, encoded by the coding sequence GTGACCTCCCCCGGGCGCGCGCGGAGCGGGGCCGCGCGGCACGGACGCGACCGCCGGGCGCAACGGCTGCCGGGGCCGCCGGGGCGGGATCGGGCAGCGGCCGACGGGCCCGCTGTGGCGGTGGTCGGCGGCGGTATCGCGGGCCTCTCGGCCGCGACCGCGCTGGCCGAGCGGGGCGTGCGGGTGACGTTGTACGAACGGGGAGGGGAGCTGGGCGGCCGGCTGGCGGGCTGGCCGGTGCGGCTCGCCGACGGGTCGACGGCGACCATGAGCCGTGGGTTCCATGCGTTCTTTCCGCAGTACTACAACCTGCGGGGGCTGCTGCGCCGGGTTGACCCGGGGCTGGACGTGCTCAGGCGGCTGCCCGACTATCCGCTGCACCACCGTGCGGGCGCGCGGGACAGTTTCGCGCGGGTGCCACGGACACCGCCGTGGAGCGCGCTGGGATTCGTGGCGCTCAGTCCGACGTTCACCTGGCGGGACCTGGTGCGGATGCGGCCCGGTGCGGCCCTGCCGCTGCTCGACGTACGGGTGCCGCAGGTCTATGAGCGTCTGGACGGCATCAGCGCCCATGACTTCCTCTCCCGCATCCGCTTCCCCGAGGCCGCGCGGCACCTCGCGTTCGAGGTGTTCTCCCGGAGTTTCTTCGCGGACCCGCGGGAACTGTCGGCCGCCGAGCTGGTGTTGATGTTCCACATCTACTTCCTCGGCTCCAGCGAGGGGCTGCTCTTCGATGTGCCCGCCGAGCCCTTTCCGCAGGCGTTGTGGCACCCCCTCGCCCGGTACCTGACGGGGCACGGGGTGCGGCTGTGCACGGACACGGCGGTGACGGGGGTCGAGCCGGTGGCCGGCGGCGGGGTGCGGGTCGTCGCGCGGGGCGAGGAGCACCGGTTCGACGCGGTGGTGCTCGCGCTGGACACCGGTGGGCTGCGGCAACTCGTCGCCGCGTCCGGGAAGTTGGGGGACGCGGCATGGCGGGCGCGTATCGGACGGCTGCGGACCGCGCCGCCCTTCCTGGTGTCGCGGCTGTGGCTGGAGCGGCGGGTGCGCGCCGACCGGCCGGGTTTCCTGGGCACCAGCGGCTTCGGCTCGTTGGACAATGTCAGTGTGCTGGAGCGCTGGGAGGGGGAGGCGGCCCGCTGGTCGGCCCGCACCGGCGGTTCGGTGCTCGAACTGCACGCCTACGCCGTCGCCCCGGGCGCCGACCGGGGGCGCGAACAGCGGCGTCTGGTGGAGCAGTTGCACGCCGTCTATCCGGAGACCCGCGGCGTGCGGATCGTCGACCGGCGGCACGAGTGGCGGGCGGACTGTCCGCTGTTCCCGGTGGGCGGCTTCGGCGACCGGCCGACCGTGCGCACGCCCGACCCACGGGTGGTGGTCGCGGGCGACGCGGTGCGCACACCGTTCCCGGTGGCCCTGATGGAGCGCGCCGCGACGACCGGGTTCCTCGCGGCCAACGCGCTGCTGGGGCGCTGGGGCGTACGCGGCCAGACCCTGTGGACCGTGCCGGACAGGGGGCGCTCCGCGGCGCTGCGGTGGGCGGCGCGGTGGGCGGACAGGTGA
- a CDS encoding DUF5914 domain-containing protein yields MTQEARRPARLPLRLRRRPVRWEAQRPTWREAKPALLADAVKAALARPSGNWFVLGATGDIGARRSFGRTVAGVEVVAWRDAAGRLLAGPGACPHLGAPLDRSPVHGGTLRCRWHGLALDGAPFAGWEPFPAHDDGLLAWVRLDEAGGEPPLPEPVLPLRPRTAGAVTAVHTVTGVCDPEDVIANRLDPWHGAWFHPYSFVDLTVVDPSPERGTERSDGIAVEVSFKVAGRAVVPVTARFAAPEPRTVVMHIEAGEGQGSVVETHATPLGPDDRGRPRTAVTEAIVATSRRPGFALAHAAAPALRPLMRAASRRLWRDDLAYAERRWELRSSGRHPG; encoded by the coding sequence ATGACCCAGGAGGCCCGCCGGCCCGCGCGGCTCCCGCTCCGGCTGCGCCGCAGGCCCGTGCGGTGGGAGGCGCAGCGTCCGACCTGGCGCGAGGCGAAACCCGCGCTCCTCGCCGACGCCGTCAAGGCCGCCCTCGCCCGCCCGTCGGGCAACTGGTTCGTCCTCGGCGCGACCGGCGACATCGGCGCCCGCCGCTCCTTCGGCCGTACCGTCGCCGGCGTCGAGGTCGTCGCCTGGCGCGACGCGGCGGGCCGGCTGCTCGCCGGGCCGGGGGCCTGCCCGCACCTCGGCGCGCCGCTGGACCGGAGCCCCGTGCACGGCGGCACCCTCCGCTGCCGTTGGCACGGACTCGCCCTGGACGGCGCCCCGTTCGCCGGCTGGGAGCCGTTCCCCGCCCACGACGACGGTCTGCTGGCCTGGGTACGCCTCGACGAGGCCGGCGGCGAACCGCCGCTGCCCGAGCCGGTCCTCCCGCTCCGGCCGCGGACGGCGGGCGCCGTCACCGCCGTCCACACCGTCACCGGGGTCTGCGACCCCGAGGACGTGATCGCCAACCGCCTCGACCCGTGGCACGGCGCATGGTTCCACCCGTACTCCTTCGTCGACCTGACCGTGGTGGACCCCTCACCGGAGCGCGGTACGGAGCGGTCCGACGGCATCGCCGTCGAGGTCTCCTTCAAGGTCGCCGGACGCGCCGTGGTGCCGGTCACGGCCCGTTTCGCCGCCCCCGAGCCCCGCACCGTGGTGATGCACATCGAGGCGGGCGAGGGCCAGGGCTCCGTGGTGGAGACCCATGCCACGCCGCTGGGCCCGGACGACCGGGGACGCCCGCGCACCGCGGTCACCGAGGCGATCGTCGCCACGTCCCGGCGCCCCGGATTCGCCCTCGCCCACGCTGCCGCGCCCGCCCTGCGCCCGCTGATGCGCGCCGCCTCCCGACGGCTGTGGCGCGACGACCTGGCCTACGCCGAGCGCCGCTGGGAGCTGCGCAGCAGCGGACGCCATCCGGGCTGA
- a CDS encoding phytoene/squalene synthase family protein, with protein sequence MTARELDAAGITDPLLRDAYAHCRRLNARHGRTYFLATRLLPVERRPAVHALYGFARRADDLVDDPGPGRTTADRARALGALQRCLEEGLRGGETAEPVVRAVAHTAAVYRIDHRHFADFMASMRSDLTVTDYPTYEDLRRYVHGSAAVMGLEMLPVLGTVVPQEEAAPHAAALGIAFQLTNFLRDVGEDLDRGRIYLPADLLAAHGVDRALLRWSRDTGHRDPRITAAMTAAAELTRGVYREAAPGLALLDPVSRPCIRTAFVLYSAILDAVRDDGYAVLHRRSVVSRRRRAATAAGGLVRVAAARIAARRPAVPRAGVPHRPQKETS encoded by the coding sequence ATGACCGCTCGCGAACTGGACGCCGCAGGCATCACCGACCCCCTCCTGCGCGACGCCTACGCCCACTGCCGCCGGCTCAACGCCCGGCACGGCAGGACCTACTTCCTCGCCACCCGGCTGCTGCCCGTGGAGCGACGGCCTGCCGTCCACGCCCTGTACGGCTTCGCCCGCCGGGCCGACGACCTCGTCGACGATCCCGGACCCGGCCGCACCACCGCCGACCGCGCACGGGCGCTCGGTGCCCTCCAGCGCTGCCTGGAGGAGGGCCTGCGCGGGGGAGAGACCGCGGAGCCGGTGGTGCGCGCGGTGGCGCACACCGCTGCCGTGTACCGCATCGACCACCGGCACTTCGCGGACTTCATGGCGTCGATGCGCAGCGATCTGACGGTCACGGACTACCCGACGTACGAGGACCTGCGCCGCTATGTGCACGGCTCGGCCGCGGTGATGGGGCTGGAGATGCTCCCGGTGCTCGGCACGGTCGTGCCGCAGGAGGAGGCCGCCCCGCACGCCGCGGCCCTCGGCATCGCCTTCCAGCTCACCAACTTCCTGCGCGACGTCGGAGAGGACCTCGACCGGGGCCGGATCTATCTGCCCGCCGACCTGCTGGCGGCGCACGGCGTCGACCGCGCCCTGCTCCGGTGGAGCCGGGACACCGGCCACCGCGACCCGCGGATCACCGCGGCCATGACGGCGGCCGCCGAACTCACCCGCGGCGTCTACCGCGAGGCGGCACCCGGCCTCGCCCTGCTCGACCCGGTCTCGCGGCCGTGCATCCGCACCGCGTTCGTCCTCTACAGCGCCATCCTCGACGCCGTGCGCGACGACGGGTACGCCGTGCTGCACCGCCGCTCGGTGGTCTCCCGCCGACGCCGCGCGGCCACCGCCGCCGGCGGTCTGGTCCGGGTAGCCGCCGCCCGCATCGCCGCCCGCCGCCCCGCCGTGCCGCGTGCCGGGGTGCCGCACCGCCCGCAGAAGGAGACCTCATGA